In the Elioraea tepida genome, one interval contains:
- a CDS encoding DNA translocase FtsK: MPRSPGPSGPPGAALRRTLPPGFAAFLRRRAAELAGLASCVLGLTLLVALATHHPSDASLNTAGSGPVRNLAGPAGAVISDALLQGVGLAALLAGITPLVWAWRLVSHRPLGAPLARLGLFALALPAAATALSLVELRHPVLPAGAGGVIGRLIMGGAQELAASLFGPFGAAFATLFLAGLGVLLPLAAFGVTAGEWRGAGRALAASGGAVAASASEGAGRAGRAAAGLWRRANLSERLAAWRARRRAERAAAEPVFRREPGLEGAPEPAAREAVPEPAAAAAPPFAPVPAAEQRPRVAPGPEPKRSAAAAQASLPLGAWVPPPLALLAAPPANRPGRPTEESLEANARLLEGVLADFGVQGRITAIRPGPVVTLYELEPAPGTKSARVIGLADDIARSMSVLSVRVAVVPGRNAIGIELPNSRRETVWLSELLSSEAWAKARGRLNLALGKDIGGAPEIVDLAAMPHLLIAGTTGSGKSVAINTMILSLVMRLSPAECRLIMIDPKMLELSVYEGIPHLLAPVVTDPAKAVGALKWAVREMERRYRLMSQLGVRNIGGYNARVAEARAKGETLSRRVQTGFDPETGKPTYEDQPLSLEPLPFIVIVVDEMADLMLVAGKEIEATVQRLAQMARAAGIHLVMATQRPSVDVITGVIKANFPTRISFRVVSKVDSRTILNEQGAEQLLGQGDMLRLGDGGRIVRVHGPFVSDSEVERVVAHLRSLGEPDYVDEVTEPESALADAGAGTGAGAPTPGLDLPSADEGDENALYDKAVALVAREGKASTSFIQRHLQIGYNRAARLIERMEKEGVVGPPNHVGKREILIRRAGEDER; encoded by the coding sequence ATGCCTCGATCTCCAGGCCCGTCCGGGCCGCCCGGTGCCGCCCTGCGCCGCACCCTGCCGCCCGGCTTTGCCGCCTTTCTCCGCCGCCGGGCGGCAGAGCTCGCCGGGCTCGCCAGTTGCGTCCTCGGCCTGACGCTTCTCGTTGCGCTCGCCACGCACCACCCGAGCGACGCGAGCCTCAACACCGCCGGCTCAGGCCCGGTGCGCAATCTCGCCGGCCCGGCCGGGGCGGTGATCTCGGATGCGCTGCTCCAGGGCGTGGGGCTTGCCGCCCTGCTCGCCGGCATCACGCCGCTCGTCTGGGCCTGGCGTCTCGTGAGCCATCGCCCGCTCGGGGCGCCGCTCGCTCGCCTCGGCCTCTTTGCCCTTGCCCTTCCCGCCGCCGCGACGGCGCTTTCCCTCGTCGAGCTTCGCCATCCCGTCCTGCCCGCAGGGGCGGGCGGGGTGATCGGCAGGCTGATCATGGGCGGGGCGCAGGAGCTTGCGGCGTCCTTGTTCGGGCCCTTCGGTGCCGCTTTCGCGACCCTGTTCCTCGCCGGGCTCGGGGTTCTCCTGCCGCTTGCCGCCTTCGGGGTGACGGCCGGGGAGTGGCGCGGCGCGGGGCGTGCTCTCGCCGCCTCCGGCGGCGCGGTGGCAGCGAGCGCGAGCGAGGGTGCGGGGCGCGCCGGACGGGCGGCGGCAGGGCTGTGGCGCCGGGCGAACCTTTCGGAACGTCTCGCCGCCTGGCGGGCGCGCCGACGCGCCGAGCGGGCGGCGGCGGAGCCCGTGTTCCGACGCGAGCCGGGCCTCGAGGGGGCGCCGGAGCCGGCGGCTCGGGAGGCAGTGCCCGAGCCTGCCGCCGCTGCCGCGCCCCCCTTCGCCCCCGTGCCCGCAGCTGAGCAGCGGCCGCGCGTCGCGCCTGGGCCCGAGCCCAAGCGCTCCGCCGCCGCCGCCCAGGCCTCGCTGCCGCTCGGCGCTTGGGTGCCGCCGCCGCTCGCCCTGCTCGCCGCACCGCCCGCGAACCGCCCGGGCCGCCCGACCGAGGAGAGCCTCGAGGCGAATGCCCGGCTGCTCGAGGGCGTGCTCGCCGATTTCGGCGTCCAAGGGAGGATCACCGCGATCCGCCCGGGGCCGGTCGTCACCCTCTACGAGCTCGAGCCGGCGCCCGGGACGAAGTCGGCCCGCGTGATCGGGCTCGCCGACGACATCGCGCGCTCGATGAGCGTCCTCTCCGTTCGTGTCGCCGTCGTCCCTGGGCGGAACGCGATCGGCATCGAGCTGCCGAACTCGCGCCGCGAGACGGTGTGGCTCTCCGAGCTCCTCTCCTCGGAGGCCTGGGCCAAGGCGCGCGGGCGGCTCAACCTCGCTCTCGGCAAGGACATCGGCGGCGCGCCGGAGATCGTCGATCTTGCTGCCATGCCGCATCTTCTGATCGCCGGCACCACCGGCTCGGGCAAGTCGGTCGCGATCAACACGATGATCCTCTCGCTCGTGATGCGGCTCTCGCCCGCCGAGTGCCGGCTGATCATGATCGACCCGAAGATGCTCGAGCTCTCGGTCTACGAGGGGATCCCGCATCTGCTCGCCCCGGTGGTGACCGACCCGGCGAAGGCGGTGGGCGCGCTCAAATGGGCGGTGCGTGAGATGGAGCGCCGCTACCGGCTGATGAGCCAGCTCGGCGTGCGCAACATCGGCGGCTACAACGCGCGGGTGGCGGAGGCGCGCGCCAAGGGCGAGACCCTCAGCCGGCGTGTGCAGACCGGGTTCGACCCAGAGACCGGCAAGCCCACCTACGAGGACCAGCCGCTTTCGCTCGAGCCGCTTCCCTTCATCGTCATCGTCGTCGACGAGATGGCGGACCTGATGCTGGTCGCCGGCAAGGAGATCGAGGCAACGGTGCAGCGGCTCGCGCAGATGGCGCGCGCGGCCGGGATCCACCTTGTGATGGCAACACAGCGCCCCTCGGTGGATGTGATCACCGGCGTGATCAAGGCGAACTTCCCCACCCGGATCTCGTTCCGCGTGGTGAGCAAGGTCGACAGCCGAACCATTCTCAACGAGCAGGGGGCGGAGCAGCTCCTTGGCCAGGGCGACATGCTGCGCCTCGGCGATGGCGGGCGGATCGTGCGCGTGCACGGCCCCTTCGTGTCCGACAGCGAGGTGGAGCGCGTCGTCGCCCATCTGCGCAGCCTCGGCGAGCCCGACTATGTCGACGAGGTGACCGAGCCGGAGTCGGCGTTGGCCGACGCCGGAGCGGGAACGGGAGCGGGCGCGCCGACACCCGGCCTCGACCTCCCCTCCGCCGACGAAGGCGACGAGAACGCCCTCTACGACAAGGCCGTGGCGCTGGTTGCGCGCGAGGGCAAGGCCTCGACCTCCTTCATCCAGCGCCACCTGCAGATCGGCTACAACCGTGCCGCGCGGCTGATCGAGCGGATGGAGAAGGAAGGCGTGGTCGGGCCGCCGAACCATGTCGGCAAGCGCGAGATCCTGATCCGGCGGGCCGGCGAGGACGAGCGCTGA